One region of Vitis vinifera cultivar Pinot Noir 40024 chromosome 1, ASM3070453v1 genomic DNA includes:
- the LOC100247134 gene encoding NADH dehydrogenase [ubiquinone] 1 alpha subcomplex subunit 2 has product MAWRGQLSRNLKELRILFCQTSPASSSARAFVERNYKDLKTLNPKFPILIRECNGTRPQLWARYDMGVERGIHLEGLTEEQISKAVEDLAKLGAALKG; this is encoded by the exons ATGGCGTGGAGGGGGCAACTTTCTCGGAATCTCAAGGAGCTTCGGATTCTCTTTTGCCAAACATCACCTGCGAGCTCCTCCGCTAg GGCATTTGTTGAGAGGAATTACAAGGATCTAAAGACTTTGAATCCCAAATTCCCCATCTTGATCCGTGAATGCAATGGAACCAGACCCCAACTATGGGCTAGATACG ACATGGGTGTTGAGAGGGGCATTCATCTGGAAGGCTTGACAGAGGAACAGATCTCAAAGGCGGTTGAAGACCTTGCGAAACTGGGGGCAGCCCTTAAAGGCTGA
- the LOC100241995 gene encoding large ribosomal subunit protein uL16, which yields MGRRPARCYRQIKNKPYPKSRYCRGVPDPKIRIYDVGMKKKGVDEFPFCVHLVSWEKENVSSEALEAARIACNKYMTKFAGKDAFHLRVRVHPFHVLRINKMLSCAGADRLQTGMRGAFGKPQGTCARVNIGQVLLSVRCKDGNGNHAQEALRRAKFKFPGRQKIIVSRKWGFTKFSRADYVKWKQENRIMPDGVNAKLLGCHGPLAQRQPGRAFLSGAVESTA from the coding sequence ATGGGTCGCAGACCTGCACGCTGCTACCGACAAATTAAGAACAAGCCCTATCCCAAGTCTAGATATTGTCGGGGTGTTCCTGACCCTAAGATCAGAATATATGATGTAGGCATGAAAAAGAAGGGTGTGGATGAGTTCCCCTTCTGTGTTCATCTTGTTAGCTGGGAGAAAGAGAATGTGTCCAGTGAAGCCCTTGAAGCTGCCAGGATTGCATGCAACAAATACATGACCAAGTTTGCTGGAAAGGATGCTTTCCACCTCAGGGTGAGAGTCCACCCCTTCCATGTCCTGCGCATAAACAAGATGTTGTCATGCGCCGGAGCAGATAGGCTCCAAACTGGTATGCGGGGGGCCTTTGGAAAGCCCCAAGGGACTTGTGCAAGGGTTAACATTGGGCAGGTGTTGCTGTCTGTTAGATGCAAGGATGGAAATGGGAACCATGCACAGGAGGCGCTGAGGAGGGCCAAATTCAAGTTTCCAGGCAGGCAAAAGATTATCGTAAGCCGAAAGTGGGGCTTTACCAAGTTTAGCCGAGCAGATTATGTCAAGTGGAAGCAGGAGAACAGGATAATGCCTGATGGAGTGAATGCTAAGCTGTTAGGATGCCATGGCCCCCTGGCGCAGAGGCAGCCTGGAAGAGCCTTCCTCAGTGGAGCAGTGGAATCCACTGCTTAG